Proteins from a single region of Harmonia axyridis chromosome 4, icHarAxyr1.1, whole genome shotgun sequence:
- the LOC123677654 gene encoding uncharacterized protein LOC123677654, translating to MGRYQYSGGHRCGVSNCSARNRSKNKKTDTKIFSTRCNGKILKFCLEHLKDYQAQKKEKINSSNDSTNASYNVGEFQAQIKLSMKKSVDLDHNYYFQQNDLNKLQNLLNYVHHLEMKIEENKMKHSTNSIQSSINDPHFLSFYTGFSDVITYKNFTSKIIKHALAYRKKYLDKDNSNLGVDYENQIFIVLVRLCLGLLEEDIAYRFDISQSTVSRMFRFWINVMYSYFIQIPIWPSREIVKKYMPECFISKYPSTRLILDGTEIFIEKPSDYTVQSSTCSVYKAHNTTRGIIGVTPNGFVCFISELYPGRTSEREIILNSGLLEKLEPGDSVMADKGFTISKELADIDVDLNIPPFSYGNNQQFTDEDETLTRDIASVRVHVERIIRNVKLNRILRCSIPNTMADQLNQIWVVCCHLTNFRKNPWDIKTKKK from the exons ATGGGTAGATATCAGTATAGTGGAGGCCATCGTTGTGGTGTCAGTAATTGTTCGGCAAGAAATAgatctaaaaataaaaaaactgacaCCAAAATATTCTCTACAAGATGTAATGGCAAAATACTAAAATTCTGTCTGGAACATCTCAAAG ATTACCAGgctcaaaaaaaagaaaagatcaATTCATCCAATGATTCGACCAATGCTAGCTACAATGTTGGAG aatttcaagCACAAATTAAACTgtcaatgaagaaatctgtcgACCTCGACCACAATTATTATTTCCAACAAAATGACTTAAACAAGTTACAAAATCTGCTGAACTATGTTCACCACCTTGAAATGAAGATCGAGGAAAATAAGATGAAACATTCTACCAACTCCATTCAGTCTTCAATCAATGATCCCCACTTTCTAAGCTTCTACACAGGATTCAGTGATGTCATTACCTACAAGAATTTTACAAGCAAAATTATCAAGCATGCACTGGCATACAGAAAAAAGTACTTGGACAAGGACAACAGTAATCTGGGAGTGGACTATGAAAATCAGATATTCATAGTTTTAGTAAGGCTTTGTCTTGGTCTCTTAGAAGAAGATATCGCATATAGATTTGATATTTCCCAGTCCACAGTCTCCAGAATGTTTAGGTTTTGGATAAATGTGATGTATTCATACTTCATACAGATACCTATTTGGCCTTCGAGAGAAATCGTGAAAAAGTATATGCCAGAATGTTTTATCAGTAAATATCCTAGTACAAGACTTATTCTGGATGGGACtgagatttttattgaaaaaccttcagATTATACAGTGCAGAGTAGCACATGTTCTGTGTATAAGGCACATAATACCACCAGAGGCATAATTGGAGTAACACCTAATGGATTTGTGTGTTTCATATCAGAACTCTACCCAGGTAGAACTTCTGAGagagaaataattttaaatagtGGCTTACTGGAAAAGCTAGAACCAGGCGACTCAGTAATGGCTGATAAAGGGTTCACAATTTCCAAAGAACTTGCAGATATTGATGTTGATTTGAATATACCACCATTTTCATATGGCAATAATCAACAATTCACTGACGAAGATGAAACTCTGACTAGGGATATTGCAA GTGTTCGGGTTCATGTTGAGAGAATTATAAGAAATGTGAAATTAAACAGAATATTGCGCTGTAGCATTCCAAATACTATGGCTGACCAATTGAACCAAATTTGGGTGGTGTGTTGCCATTTgacaaatttcagaaaaaacccCTGGGATATAAAAACCAAGAAAAAATAG